Proteins found in one Deltaproteobacteria bacterium genomic segment:
- a CDS encoding glutamine--tRNA ligase/YqeY domain fusion protein — protein sequence MTMHNPESAPSLDFIRSIITEDVKANKNGGRVHTRFPPEPNGYLHIGHAKSICLNFGVAKEFGGLCNLRFDDTNPTKEEEEYVMSIKEDVRWLGFDWEDRLYYASDYFDQLYEYALQLIRNGKAYVCDLSPEEIRAYRGTLTEPGKDSPYRNRSVEENLALFDRMRRGEFEDGACVLRAKIDMAAPNLNMRDPVLYRVLHAPHQRTGTKWCIYPMYDFTHGQSDSIEGITHSLCTLEFEDHRPLYDWFIRELKIFAPRQIEFARLNLSYTVMSKRKLLELVRGGHVSGWNDPRMPTLSGMRRRGYTAEAIRDFCDRIGVAKKESMVDIGLLEHCLREDLNQRALRRMAVLHPLRVVIDNYPEDRVEYLDAENNPEDPAMGSRKIPFSRVLYIEQEDFREDPPKKYFRLAPGQEVRLKHAYYITCERVVKDETTGEVIELRCTYDPLTRGGWSQDGRRVKGTLHWVSAAHAIEAEVRLYDHLFVTPNPADPKEGADFISLLNPGSLKTLTAAQVEPSLAAAAPGTFFQFLRLGYFCVDTVDSTVYRPVFNRTVTLRDTWAKIQKTRPEQAAPEIGPKTGDQKGSKLAGKEPDDAAPVSQEITIDDFARIDLRVGVVMEAGLVKGAKKLIRLMVDLGEGRLRQVFSGIRSTYADPEVLVGKKVVVVANLKPRQMSFGLSEGMVLAGVGEDRLGIATVEGDLLPGDKVM from the coding sequence ATGACCATGCACAATCCCGAATCTGCACCATCCCTGGACTTTATCCGATCTATCATTACAGAAGACGTGAAGGCGAATAAGAACGGCGGAAGGGTCCATACCCGGTTCCCGCCCGAGCCCAACGGCTATCTCCATATCGGGCATGCCAAATCCATCTGCCTCAATTTCGGTGTCGCAAAGGAGTTCGGGGGCCTCTGTAATCTTCGGTTTGACGATACCAATCCAACCAAAGAAGAGGAAGAATATGTGATGTCCATCAAAGAGGACGTCCGGTGGCTCGGGTTTGACTGGGAAGACCGCCTCTATTATGCATCAGATTATTTCGACCAGCTCTATGAATATGCGCTTCAGCTCATCAGGAACGGCAAGGCCTATGTGTGCGATCTGAGCCCGGAGGAAATCCGGGCCTACCGGGGAACCCTGACCGAGCCGGGAAAGGACAGCCCCTACCGGAATCGCTCCGTTGAAGAGAACCTGGCCCTGTTCGACCGGATGCGGAGAGGCGAATTCGAGGACGGGGCCTGTGTGCTGCGGGCCAAGATCGATATGGCGGCGCCCAACCTGAACATGCGGGACCCTGTGCTCTACCGGGTGCTTCACGCCCCCCATCAACGGACAGGGACAAAATGGTGCATCTACCCGATGTACGACTTTACCCATGGGCAGTCGGATTCCATCGAGGGGATTACCCATTCCCTCTGCACCCTCGAGTTTGAAGATCACCGGCCCCTGTACGACTGGTTCATCCGGGAACTCAAGATCTTTGCGCCGCGGCAGATCGAGTTCGCACGGCTCAATCTCTCCTACACCGTCATGAGCAAACGAAAGCTCCTGGAACTGGTTCGAGGGGGGCACGTAAGCGGTTGGAACGATCCCCGTATGCCCACCCTGTCGGGCATGCGGCGACGGGGGTACACGGCCGAGGCCATCCGGGATTTCTGCGACCGGATCGGGGTTGCCAAAAAGGAAAGCATGGTGGACATCGGACTCCTGGAGCACTGCCTTCGGGAAGACCTCAACCAGCGGGCACTGCGGAGGATGGCGGTTCTCCATCCCTTGCGGGTGGTGATCGACAACTATCCGGAAGACCGGGTGGAGTACCTCGATGCCGAAAACAACCCGGAAGACCCGGCCATGGGATCGCGAAAGATCCCCTTTTCCAGGGTCCTTTATATCGAGCAGGAGGACTTCCGCGAAGACCCGCCCAAAAAGTACTTCCGCCTGGCCCCCGGCCAGGAGGTCCGGCTGAAACATGCCTACTATATTACCTGTGAACGCGTGGTAAAGGATGAAACCACCGGCGAGGTAATTGAACTCCGCTGTACTTATGATCCGCTAACCCGGGGGGGATGGTCTCAGGACGGCCGGCGGGTCAAGGGGACATTGCACTGGGTGTCGGCCGCCCACGCCATTGAAGCCGAGGTGCGGCTCTACGATCATCTGTTTGTCACGCCCAATCCCGCTGATCCGAAGGAAGGGGCAGATTTCATATCCCTTCTCAATCCCGGATCGCTTAAGACCCTCACCGCCGCCCAGGTAGAGCCGAGCCTGGCCGCGGCAGCGCCGGGAACGTTCTTTCAGTTCCTGAGACTGGGCTATTTTTGCGTGGATACGGTTGATTCCACTGTTTACAGACCGGTGTTCAATCGAACGGTGACCCTGCGGGATACCTGGGCCAAGATCCAGAAGACCCGGCCGGAGCAGGCTGCGCCCGAGATAGGCCCGAAGACAGGCGACCAAAAGGGAAGCAAATTGGCCGGTAAAGAACCCGATGACGCGGCGCCGGTCAGTCAGGAGATCACCATAGATGATTTTGCCAGGATTGACCTGCGCGTCGGCGTGGTGATGGAGGCCGGACTTGTTAAAGGGGCAAAAAAGCTGATACGGCTTATGGTGGACTTAGGGGAGGGACGGCTGCGGCAGGTCTTCAGCGGTATTCGTTCCACGTATGCCGATCCGGAGGTCCTGGTGGGCAAGAAGGTGGTGGTGGTTGCCAACCTGAAGCCCCGCCAGATGAGCTTCGGTCTGTCAGAGGGGATGGTCCTGGCAGGGGTCGGTGAAGACCGCCTCGGAATCGCCACTGTTGAAGGAGACCTCCTTCCGGGGGATAAGGTGATGTAG
- the orn gene encoding oligoribonuclease has protein sequence MEKPLVWIDLEMTGLNPDCHVIVEIASIVTDARLNIIAEGPDLVLHHPEDILSHMEPWSLEHHGASGLLDRIRSSTCTPLQAEEETLQFLSRYCEEGESPLCGNSIGQDRRFLYRHMPRLEAFFHYRNIDVSSIKELVKRWYPSLPGFEKQKTHLALSDIRESIDELIYYRRHVFVP, from the coding sequence TTGGAAAAGCCTCTTGTCTGGATCGATCTTGAAATGACGGGACTGAACCCGGATTGTCATGTGATCGTGGAAATTGCATCCATCGTCACCGACGCCCGGCTCAACATCATCGCCGAGGGGCCGGACCTGGTCCTCCATCATCCCGAGGATATCCTTTCCCACATGGAACCGTGGAGCCTGGAACACCATGGGGCCTCAGGACTTCTGGACCGCATCCGATCCTCCACCTGTACCCCCCTTCAGGCTGAAGAGGAAACGCTTCAATTCCTGTCCCGATACTGTGAAGAGGGCGAATCCCCCCTGTGCGGCAACTCCATCGGTCAGGATCGCCGTTTTCTTTACAGACACATGCCGCGCCTGGAGGCCTTTTTTCATTACCGCAACATCGACGTCAGTTCGATCAAGGAGCTGGTCAAACGATGGTATCCTTCCCTCCCCGGGTTCGAGAAACAAAAAACACATCTGGCCCTGAGCGACATCCGCGAATCGATCGATGAACTCATCTACTACCGCAGGCATGTGTTTGTCCCTTGA
- a CDS encoding nucleoside:proton symporter, protein MALVFLAWLFSENRKRVNVRTVAAGLGLQVLLALVLLKFPGSQEVFLWLNRGVGAIEASTRAGTGFVFGYLGGAPLPFEEKAPGLSYVFAFRGIPLLLVISALSSLFFYWRIIPWVVNGFSWVLRRVMGIGGVEGLGAAANVFIGMVESPLIVRPYLTRISRSELFTIMVCGMATIAGTVMVLYASILQQVVPGIMGHLLVASIVSAPAAITVAKLMIPETSALSGEGVALPIEARSPMDAITRGTVAGISLLLNIVAMLIVFVALVHLLNMVLAFLPEFSGRPVTFQRLVGYLMAPVVWLIGIPWSESVTAGSLMGTKTVLNELLAYLDLAGLPKDALSERSRLILIYAMCGFANFGSLGIMIGGMGAMAKERRDEIVGLGLRSIVAGTIATCMTGALVGVIYK, encoded by the coding sequence ATGGCCCTGGTCTTCCTGGCATGGCTTTTTTCTGAAAATCGGAAAAGGGTGAATGTCAGGACCGTTGCCGCAGGCCTGGGACTTCAGGTCCTTTTGGCCCTGGTTCTGCTGAAATTTCCAGGGAGCCAAGAGGTCTTTCTCTGGTTGAACCGGGGCGTGGGCGCCATCGAGGCGTCTACGAGGGCGGGAACCGGATTTGTCTTCGGCTATCTGGGAGGGGCGCCGCTTCCCTTTGAAGAAAAGGCTCCGGGTTTGAGCTATGTTTTTGCATTTCGGGGGATCCCGCTTCTTCTGGTGATCAGTGCCCTGTCATCCCTCTTTTTCTACTGGAGAATCATTCCCTGGGTGGTGAATGGGTTTTCATGGGTCCTGCGGCGCGTCATGGGCATCGGTGGGGTCGAAGGCCTGGGCGCTGCAGCCAATGTCTTCATCGGCATGGTGGAATCGCCTCTGATCGTCAGGCCCTACCTTACGCGCATCTCCAGGAGCGAACTCTTTACCATCATGGTCTGCGGCATGGCCACCATTGCAGGGACGGTCATGGTGCTCTACGCATCCATCCTCCAGCAGGTAGTGCCCGGGATCATGGGACACCTCCTGGTGGCATCCATCGTCAGTGCGCCCGCAGCCATTACCGTAGCCAAGCTGATGATCCCGGAGACATCGGCCCTTTCCGGAGAAGGGGTGGCCCTGCCCATAGAGGCGCGAAGCCCCATGGACGCCATCACCCGGGGCACGGTGGCGGGCATCAGTCTCCTCCTCAATATTGTGGCCATGTTGATTGTCTTTGTGGCGCTGGTCCATTTGCTGAACATGGTACTCGCCTTCCTGCCGGAATTTTCCGGCCGGCCGGTGACGTTCCAGAGACTGGTGGGCTACCTCATGGCCCCGGTTGTCTGGCTCATCGGCATCCCCTGGTCAGAGTCGGTGACCGCCGGCTCATTGATGGGGACCAAGACGGTCTTGAATGAATTGCTGGCATATCTCGATCTGGCCGGCCTGCCGAAAGACGCGCTCAGCGAAAGGAGCCGTCTGATCCTGATCTATGCCATGTGCGGCTTTGCCAATTTCGGTTCTCTCGGCATCATGATCGGCGGCATGGGGGCCATGGCAAAGGAGAGGAGGGACGAGATCGTGGGCCTGGGATTGAGGTCTATTGTGGCCGGGACCATTGCCACGTGCATGACCGGAGCCCTGGTGGGAGTGATTTATAAATGA
- a CDS encoding ABC transporter ATP-binding protein has translation MLKVTELESGYGPMQVLWKPSLQVKKGTITSLLGPNGAGKSTLLMTVFGSIQPWSGKIVYNGSDVTLVPTHKKVDMGVAMVPEGKHLFPNMTVHENLLMGAYLKKASAHRDESLNMVHSLFPRLKEREHQTAGSLSGGEQQMVTIARALMTKPYLIMLDEPSQGLAPLLVREVFDTIQKMKNDIGLTVLLIEQNADASLNAADYVYILHEGRIKAEGNPEEIKGSPEIREAYLGI, from the coding sequence ATGTTAAAGGTCACAGAACTTGAATCAGGCTATGGTCCCATGCAGGTCCTGTGGAAGCCGAGTCTTCAGGTCAAGAAGGGAACGATCACCTCCCTTCTGGGTCCCAACGGCGCGGGCAAGAGCACCCTCCTCATGACGGTGTTCGGATCGATCCAGCCGTGGAGCGGTAAAATCGTGTATAACGGATCGGATGTCACGCTCGTTCCCACCCACAAGAAAGTCGACATGGGCGTGGCCATGGTGCCTGAGGGAAAACACCTGTTTCCCAACATGACGGTTCATGAAAATCTTCTCATGGGGGCCTATCTGAAAAAAGCGTCGGCCCACAGGGATGAATCGCTCAACATGGTACACTCCCTGTTTCCCAGGCTCAAGGAGCGGGAACATCAGACGGCCGGGTCGCTGAGCGGCGGTGAACAGCAGATGGTCACCATTGCCCGGGCCCTGATGACCAAGCCGTATCTGATCATGCTGGACGAACCGAGCCAGGGCCTGGCCCCGTTGCTGGTTCGGGAAGTCTTCGACACCATTCAGAAAATGAAAAATGACATCGGACTGACCGTCCTGCTCATCGAACAAAACGCGGACGCCTCCCTGAATGCGGCGGATTATGTCTATATCCTGCACGAAGGCCGGATCAAGGCGGAAGGAAATCCTGAAGAGATCAAGGGGTCACCCGAAATAAGGGAGGCCTATCTGGGGATTTGA
- a CDS encoding ABC transporter ATP-binding protein: MALLKLENVTKRFGGLVAVNQVSLEIAPGEFVGIVGPNGSGKTTLFNVISGVFYPEEGTVMFEGRDITRLPPFKRAPLGIGRTFQIPRPFASATVRENIAVGAMFGTQGHRLSVDGSLEVADQIIERVDLTAHRDKAAGTLTPVEKKLMEIARALAMKPKLLLMDEAMAGMHPNDIDQMVAFIKRVAEEENIAIVAMVEHIMRAVVGLAEKVIVLHQGSKIVDAPTKEALENPRVVEVYLGRSPEDEAC, encoded by the coding sequence ATGGCCTTATTAAAGCTTGAAAATGTAACCAAACGCTTTGGCGGCCTGGTGGCCGTCAATCAGGTGAGTCTGGAAATCGCCCCGGGCGAATTCGTGGGGATCGTCGGTCCCAACGGGAGCGGTAAGACCACCCTGTTTAACGTCATCAGTGGTGTTTTCTACCCTGAAGAAGGGACGGTAATGTTCGAGGGCCGGGATATCACCAGGCTCCCTCCCTTCAAACGGGCCCCTTTGGGGATCGGAAGGACATTTCAGATCCCCCGGCCGTTCGCCTCGGCCACGGTGAGGGAAAACATCGCGGTGGGGGCCATGTTCGGCACCCAGGGCCATCGGCTGAGCGTGGATGGGTCACTGGAGGTTGCGGATCAGATTATCGAGCGGGTGGACCTTACGGCCCATAGAGACAAGGCCGCCGGCACTTTGACCCCGGTTGAAAAAAAGCTGATGGAGATTGCCCGGGCCCTGGCCATGAAACCCAAGCTCCTCCTGATGGACGAGGCCATGGCAGGGATGCATCCCAACGATATCGATCAAATGGTGGCGTTTATCAAACGGGTGGCCGAAGAGGAGAATATCGCCATCGTGGCCATGGTGGAGCATATCATGCGGGCGGTGGTAGGATTGGCGGAAAAGGTCATCGTGTTGCATCAGGGTTCAAAAATAGTGGACGCTCCCACAAAAGAGGCCCTGGAAAATCCCAGGGTGGTGGAAGTATACCTGGGCCGTTCGCCGGAGGACGAAGCATGTTAA
- a CDS encoding branched-chain amino acid ABC transporter permease, with protein sequence MKQIPKYFPLIPVFAAYAIMFLVAENMEGMWQLMSMLLFYCALGQAFNVFMGMTGYVDFGYVAFLGVGTYGMALSITRLVQYEFLGAWIIVIGFGLAMVMSTLLSMAVGAVALRLRGAYFAIATIGVNEGFRFLIEGARIWNGSEGMIFTADLNKVLGRDTAAALCTYWADIMVLVIAALAAFVTLVYMRSKIGYALTALREDEDAAKVMGINVTKYKIIAFITSACFAGLLGATAWALKTPYVFPPEVFEIHYTIEAIIIVMLGGAGTLLGPVVGGLVYGISKYYLSIFLPGFQLLIFAPVILVIIVLFPEGIVGMMKAKTKGTGMARFIV encoded by the coding sequence ATGAAACAGATACCAAAATATTTCCCGCTCATCCCTGTATTTGCTGCCTATGCTATCATGTTTCTTGTCGCTGAAAACATGGAAGGGATGTGGCAGCTCATGTCCATGCTCCTGTTTTACTGCGCCCTGGGACAGGCCTTCAATGTGTTTATGGGCATGACAGGGTATGTGGATTTTGGATATGTGGCATTCCTCGGTGTGGGGACCTACGGCATGGCCTTATCCATTACCCGGCTGGTCCAGTATGAATTCCTCGGTGCATGGATTATCGTCATCGGGTTTGGACTGGCCATGGTGATGTCCACGCTCCTTTCCATGGCCGTGGGGGCTGTGGCCCTGAGACTCAGAGGGGCCTATTTCGCCATTGCCACCATCGGGGTGAACGAGGGATTCAGATTTCTGATCGAGGGCGCCCGAATATGGAATGGATCTGAAGGCATGATATTCACGGCGGACCTCAACAAGGTTCTGGGGAGGGATACTGCTGCGGCCCTGTGCACCTACTGGGCCGACATCATGGTCCTGGTGATTGCCGCGCTGGCCGCGTTTGTGACCCTGGTTTACATGCGGAGTAAGATCGGCTACGCCCTGACCGCGCTGAGGGAAGACGAAGACGCCGCCAAGGTGATGGGGATCAATGTCACCAAGTACAAGATCATCGCCTTTATTACCAGCGCGTGTTTTGCGGGGCTGCTCGGCGCCACTGCCTGGGCCCTGAAAACGCCCTATGTATTTCCGCCCGAGGTGTTTGAGATCCACTATACCATAGAGGCCATCATCATCGTCATGCTCGGGGGTGCGGGAACCCTGCTGGGGCCGGTGGTGGGCGGGCTGGTCTATGGTATTTCCAAGTATTACCTCTCCATCTTTCTCCCGGGATTTCAACTGCTCATTTTCGCCCCGGTCATCCTTGTGATCATCGTCTTGTTCCCCGAAGGCATCGTGGGGATGATGAAGGCGAAAACCAAAGGGACCGGCATGGCACGTTTTATTGTTTAA
- a CDS encoding branched-chain amino acid ABC transporter permease codes for MFFEQLGGNLIQGVVLGAVYGMATMGLSLIFGVLKVVNVGHGAFIMVGAFVTLFLFSSLGISPIIAIPVAFMVGMGLGFIFYYTTIRKLIKAPELATLLATFSIGVLLEELIKLIFGSEFRGYNWAVGKIDLGITVLPMSKLYACIGSILIAVLLFLWFKKTRAGSAVRSVVEDSEGARVCGINVGGAYALSFSLGIGLTVASGVLLTMFIPVGINPYMGGGYTLKAFVIAVLGGLSSPYGAFFGGLVFGLIENGSYTLFAYIPGVEPFALTRFLSFVILLVILLIRPTGILSAK; via the coding sequence ATGTTTTTTGAACAATTGGGCGGAAATCTGATACAGGGAGTCGTACTGGGCGCGGTGTACGGGATGGCTACCATGGGCCTCAGTCTTATCTTCGGTGTCCTGAAAGTGGTCAATGTCGGACACGGGGCATTCATCATGGTGGGGGCCTTCGTGACCCTGTTTCTTTTCAGTTCCCTCGGAATCAGTCCTATCATCGCCATCCCTGTTGCCTTTATGGTGGGCATGGGCCTGGGATTCATATTTTATTATACCACCATCCGAAAACTGATCAAGGCCCCTGAATTGGCGACCCTCCTGGCCACCTTCTCCATCGGCGTCTTACTCGAAGAGCTGATAAAGCTGATTTTCGGTTCAGAATTTCGCGGCTACAACTGGGCTGTGGGCAAAATAGACCTGGGGATCACCGTGTTGCCCATGTCCAAGCTTTATGCCTGTATCGGGAGCATCCTTATCGCAGTGCTCCTCTTTCTGTGGTTCAAGAAGACCCGGGCTGGATCGGCGGTTCGCAGCGTGGTGGAGGACAGTGAAGGGGCCCGCGTGTGCGGAATCAATGTGGGCGGTGCATATGCGCTGAGCTTTTCTTTGGGCATAGGATTGACCGTGGCCAGCGGCGTTCTCCTTACCATGTTCATCCCCGTGGGGATCAATCCATACATGGGAGGCGGATACACCCTCAAAGCCTTTGTCATCGCCGTACTGGGCGGACTTTCATCGCCTTACGGGGCCTTTTTCGGCGGGCTGGTATTCGGACTCATTGAAAACGGCTCATACACGCTGTTCGCGTATATACCGGGGGTGGAACCCTTTGCCCTTACCCGTTTCTTGTCCTTTGTGATATTGCTGGTCATCCTCTTAATCAGACCCACCGGAATCCTGAGTGCAAAATGA
- a CDS encoding amino acid ABC transporter substrate-binding protein codes for MKRSLVGGFIVFMFLLAGISFAGAAPDKIVIGHPACLSGKFAKAGEQAVGGIKACVEWVNTTYGGVEIGGKKVPLDYKYYDCESKKEAVTSLIGRLVSVDKVNVVFAPYSSGLTLRGAPVTESRQMLYMDHGGASNEIFQQGFRYVVQTIGPATSYHEGTLDMIHKIAPDDKKVALAYEDSEFAKMVMLGAKEHAKKLGFEVVFERTYPKGVTDLTPLLSALKASKPDFVLGGGHFEDGQLFNRQMADLDINTNGLSLIAAATLPAFYKALTTMAEGVMGPSHWEYGVKYSAEEAKAAGLPWIGPSQEEFMALFKKHTSEDMLPDYHAAEAGAQVLAYVLGVQKANAIDSTKVRDALGSLKFMSFYGGWDVDDSGLQVGHTMVDVQWQDGKRVIVWPKAAQTGKVCYPMPTFQEKAKGVKAVPK; via the coding sequence ATGAAGCGGTCATTGGTTGGGGGTTTTATTGTGTTCATGTTTCTCTTGGCCGGGATCTCGTTTGCAGGTGCGGCCCCGGACAAAATTGTTATCGGTCATCCTGCCTGCCTTTCCGGTAAATTTGCCAAGGCTGGCGAGCAGGCGGTGGGCGGTATCAAGGCCTGTGTCGAATGGGTCAATACAACTTACGGCGGCGTGGAAATAGGCGGCAAAAAGGTCCCGCTGGACTATAAATACTATGATTGTGAATCGAAAAAAGAGGCTGTCACGAGTCTCATCGGAAGGCTGGTTTCCGTGGACAAGGTGAATGTGGTGTTTGCGCCTTACAGCTCCGGTTTAACCCTCAGGGGGGCGCCGGTGACCGAAAGCCGTCAAATGCTCTACATGGACCACGGGGGGGCTAGCAACGAGATCTTCCAGCAGGGATTCAGATATGTTGTTCAGACCATCGGGCCTGCCACCAGTTATCACGAGGGGACCCTGGATATGATTCACAAAATCGCCCCCGATGACAAGAAGGTGGCCCTGGCCTATGAGGATTCAGAGTTTGCCAAAATGGTCATGTTAGGCGCCAAGGAACACGCCAAAAAACTGGGTTTCGAAGTTGTTTTCGAGCGCACCTATCCCAAAGGGGTTACGGATTTAACCCCGCTTCTCTCGGCCCTAAAGGCCAGCAAACCCGATTTTGTATTGGGCGGCGGCCATTTTGAAGACGGCCAGCTCTTTAACCGGCAGATGGCGGATCTGGACATTAATACAAACGGCCTTTCCCTTATTGCCGCGGCCACACTGCCGGCATTTTACAAGGCATTAACCACCATGGCCGAAGGCGTCATGGGACCTTCGCACTGGGAATACGGAGTGAAATATTCCGCCGAAGAGGCCAAGGCAGCCGGGCTCCCATGGATCGGACCGTCCCAGGAAGAATTTATGGCACTGTTCAAAAAGCACACCAGCGAGGATATGCTTCCGGATTACCATGCGGCCGAGGCCGGTGCCCAGGTACTGGCCTATGTCCTGGGGGTTCAGAAGGCCAATGCCATCGATTCCACCAAGGTCCGGGATGCCTTGGGCAGCCTTAAGTTCATGAGCTTTTACGGGGGCTGGGATGTGGATGACAGCGGCTTGCAGGTGGGCCACACCATGGTGGATGTACAGTGGCAGGACGGCAAAAGGGTCATTGTGTGGCCCAAAGCAGCCCAGACCGGAAAGGTCTGCTATCCTATGCCAACCTTCCAGGAAAAGGCAAAGGGCGTAAAGGCCGTTCCTAAGTAG